From a single Silene latifolia isolate original U9 population chromosome 6, ASM4854445v1, whole genome shotgun sequence genomic region:
- the LOC141586241 gene encoding UDP-glycosyltransferase 92A1-like: protein MSSKTEHIILIPFMAQGHLRPFLHLALSLSSRTHYTITLLTTPLNAEILRESLNNTIPTTTAKINHIIISELPYNGQDYNLPPNIENTDKLPLTLVINMFHSASSLEPHLDAFLTRHVAHHHRPPVAIIFDNFLGWADRVARKFNSVGIAFSTCGAYGTAAYSSVWGNLPHRSTDEDEFRVPGFPADRRFRRDQLHPFIRIADGTDAWSTFFQPQISMSMQSSGWLVNSVEEVEPLGFEILRNYLKLPVWAIGPLVSSPQSSPNDKCIKWLNTKEKDTVLYISFGSQNTINPAQMMELAAGLEMSGKSFLWVIRPPFGFDINGDFQPEWLPVGFEDRVMKSEQGMLVHKWAPQLEILSHVAVGGFLSHCGWNSVLEGLREGVPIIGWPLAAEQSYNSKMLVEELGVSAELARGVDGEVGRVKVKKVVETVLDRAEGSVGWAMKMAAVDVGRKLRGALEVGEVVKGSSVKGMDDFVEFVELKRSAI from the exons ATGTCGTCAAAAACAGAACACATAATTCTCATCCCATTCATGGCTCAAGGCCATCTCCGCCCTTTCCTCCACCTTGCCTTATCGCTTTCGTCTCGCACACACTACACAATTACTCTCCTCACCACCCCTCTAAACGCGGAGATACTCCGCGAAAGTCTTAACAACACCATCCCCACAACCACCGCGaaaattaatcacattataatTTCCGAACTCCCCTATAATGGCCAAGACTATAATCTCCCACCAAACATCGAAAACACCGACAAACTCCCTTTAACGCTTGTTATCAACATGTTTCACTCTGCTTCCTCCTTGGAACCTCATTTAGACGCGTTTCTAACGCGTCATGTAGCGCACCACCACCGCCCTCCCGTGGCAATTATCTTTGATAATTTCCTCGGGTGGGCGGATCGTGTGGCGCGTAAATTTAATTCCGTTGGAATTGCGTTCTCCACGTGTGGCGCGTATGGTACTGCTGCTTATAGCTCCGTATGGGGTAACTTGCCTCATCGGAGCACTGATGAGGACGAGTTTCGTGTTCCGGGTTTTCCTGCGGACCGCAGGTTTCGACGCGATCAACTCCATCCGTTTATCCGAATTGCTGATGGTACTGATGCGTGGTCCACGTTTTTCCAACCTCAGATAAGCATGTCCATGCAATCTTCAG GCTGGTTGGTTAATTCCGTGGAAGAGGTTGAGCCACTTGGCTTCGAAATCCTGCGAAATTACCTAAAACTCCCTGTATGGGCAATAGGACCATTGGTTTCATCCCCACAGTCATCACCAAACGACAAATGTATCAAATGGCTGAACACAAAAGAAAAAGATACTGTCCTGTACATATCATTCGGGTCACAGAACACAATAAACCCGGCCCAAATGATGGAATTGGCAGCGGGTTTGGAAATGAGCGGGAAGTCATTCTTATGGGTGATCCGACCGCCATTCGGGTTCGACATCAACGGGGATTTCCAACCCGAATGGCTACCAGTTGGGTTCGAGGACAGGGTAATGAAATCAGAACAGGGGATGCTGGTGCACAAGTGGGCTCCACAGTTGGAGATACTGAGCCACGTGGCGGTCGGAGGGTTTTTGAGTCATTGTGGTTGGAACTCGGTTTTGGAGGGGTTACGGGAGGGAGTGCCGATAATTGGGTGGCCGTTAGCGGCCGAGCAATCGTATAATTCGAAAATGTTGGTAGAGGAGTTGGGAGTGTCGGCGGAGTTGGCGAGAGGGGTGGATGGAGAGGTGGGGAGAGTGAAGGTTAAGAAGGTGGTGGAGACGGTGTTGGATCGGGCCGAGGGAAGTGTCGGGTGGGCGATGAAAATGGCGGCGGTCGATGTTGGGAGGAAGTTGAGGGGCGCGTTGGAGGTGGGAGAGGTTGTTAAGGGCTCTTCCGTTAAGGGGATGGACGATTTTGTAGAATTTGTGGAATTAAAGAGGTCGGCCATCTGA